One region of Microbacterium rhizosphaerae genomic DNA includes:
- a CDS encoding branched-chain amino acid ABC transporter permease: MSFSEGPKVLPGAESARETIETESIASPPRGPFLNLRERWNGLARPVQWAWLLIVVAIAYALPYLNFFPLTTEPGNDWKLACFAMAVYALVAVGLNIVIGYAGLLDLGYVAFFAVGSYTAAMFTSPDSPLAKIPYLWTLPLAIAITMFFGVLLGVPTLRLRGDYLAIVTLGFGEIVRILATIIPAMKGQVGFQNVGHPPGESASGVPIFANSNGAPWYWLTLTIIIIVLLLVGNLERSRVGRAWVAIREDEDAAEIMGVPTFKYKVWAFALGAGVGGLSGALFAGQVGFVNNQKFDVQTSILFVAAVVLGGAGNKVGALLGGAIVAYIPLRFTAIADYKYLIFGIVLVLLMMFRSQGLVPAKMRLLAFARRAMHWTAAPPPPPEAPAVEGASS; the protein is encoded by the coding sequence ATGAGCTTTTCCGAAGGCCCCAAGGTCCTGCCCGGCGCCGAATCGGCGCGGGAGACCATCGAGACGGAGTCGATCGCGTCTCCGCCGCGTGGCCCGTTCCTCAACCTCCGCGAAAGGTGGAACGGGCTCGCGCGCCCCGTCCAGTGGGCGTGGCTGCTGATCGTCGTGGCGATCGCCTACGCGCTGCCCTATCTGAACTTCTTCCCGCTGACGACAGAGCCCGGCAACGACTGGAAGCTCGCGTGCTTCGCCATGGCGGTGTACGCGCTCGTGGCGGTCGGCCTGAACATCGTGATCGGCTATGCCGGTCTCCTCGACCTGGGATACGTCGCGTTCTTCGCGGTCGGGTCCTACACGGCCGCGATGTTCACGAGTCCGGACTCGCCGCTCGCGAAGATCCCCTACCTGTGGACGCTGCCGCTCGCCATCGCGATCACGATGTTCTTCGGGGTCCTGCTGGGCGTGCCGACGCTGCGTCTGCGCGGCGACTACCTCGCCATCGTCACGCTCGGCTTCGGAGAGATCGTGCGCATCCTGGCGACGATCATCCCGGCCATGAAGGGCCAGGTCGGGTTCCAGAACGTCGGGCACCCGCCGGGGGAGTCCGCGAGCGGGGTCCCGATCTTCGCGAATTCGAACGGTGCGCCGTGGTACTGGCTGACTCTCACGATCATCATCATCGTGCTGCTGCTGGTGGGCAACCTCGAGCGCAGTCGCGTGGGACGGGCGTGGGTCGCGATCCGCGAGGACGAGGATGCCGCCGAGATCATGGGCGTCCCCACGTTCAAGTACAAGGTGTGGGCGTTCGCGCTCGGAGCGGGTGTCGGCGGCCTGTCGGGCGCGCTGTTCGCGGGCCAGGTCGGCTTCGTGAACAACCAGAAGTTCGACGTCCAGACCTCGATCCTGTTCGTCGCCGCGGTCGTGCTCGGCGGCGCCGGCAACAAGGTCGGCGCCCTGCTGGGTGGTGCGATCGTCGCCTACATCCCCCTGCGATTCACCGCGATCGCCGACTACAAGTACCTGATCTTCGGCATCGTCCTCGTTCTCCTGATGATGTTCCGGTCGCAGGGCCTGGTCCCCGCGAAGATGCGGCTGCTGGCGTTCGCCCGACGGGCCATGCACTGGACGGCCGCCCCGCCCCCGCCGCCTGAGGCACCGGCCGTGGAAGGAGCATCGTCGTGA
- a CDS encoding branched-chain amino acid ABC transporter permease — translation MLEFVLSGPFLDNSWINFDVNALVQNFWSATFDGLTFGAVYGLIAVGYTLVYGVLSLINFAHSEVFIVGAYGVVITLTSLGFGPSAPTLGPLAIIGDLLLAMVVGMIASALTALFIERVAYRPLRKRNAPRLAFLITAIGMSFAIQYTIFLLQGPLGGPSGANAMPSITMFVQHPVFDVFGTLIYDVQLIIVAAAVILMIATDLFIRRGRTGRGIRAVAQDPDTATLMGVNKERIIMITFVLGGILAGAAALFYVMLVPSGVIYNGGFILGVKAFAAAVLGGIGNVRGALLGGLLLGVIANYGQILLGDAQWADVVSFVVLVLVLLIRPEGILGQTLGRSRA, via the coding sequence ATGCTCGAATTCGTCCTCAGCGGACCGTTCCTCGACAATTCCTGGATCAACTTCGACGTCAACGCGCTCGTCCAGAACTTCTGGAGCGCAACATTCGACGGCCTCACCTTCGGCGCCGTCTACGGTCTGATCGCCGTCGGCTACACGCTCGTCTACGGCGTCCTCAGCCTCATCAACTTCGCCCACTCCGAGGTGTTCATCGTCGGCGCGTACGGCGTCGTCATCACTCTCACGAGTCTCGGCTTCGGACCGAGCGCCCCCACCCTGGGCCCGCTGGCGATCATCGGAGATCTGCTGCTGGCGATGGTGGTCGGCATGATCGCGTCCGCCCTGACGGCGCTGTTCATCGAACGCGTCGCCTACCGCCCGCTGCGAAAGCGGAACGCGCCGCGGCTGGCGTTCCTCATCACCGCGATCGGCATGTCGTTCGCGATCCAGTACACGATCTTCCTTCTGCAGGGCCCCCTGGGCGGCCCGTCGGGTGCGAACGCGATGCCGAGCATCACCATGTTCGTGCAGCATCCCGTGTTCGACGTGTTCGGCACGCTCATCTACGACGTGCAGCTGATCATCGTCGCCGCCGCGGTCATCCTGATGATCGCGACCGACCTCTTCATCCGGCGCGGACGCACGGGCCGCGGGATCCGCGCCGTCGCGCAGGATCCCGACACCGCGACGCTCATGGGTGTGAACAAGGAGCGGATCATCATGATCACCTTCGTGCTCGGCGGCATCCTGGCCGGTGCCGCCGCTCTGTTCTACGTGATGCTGGTGCCATCCGGCGTCATCTACAACGGCGGCTTCATCCTCGGCGTCAAGGCGTTCGCCGCCGCCGTGCTCGGCGGCATCGGAAACGTCCGTGGCGCCCTCCTCGGCGGTCTGCTGCTGGGCGTCATCGCCAACTACGGGCAGATCCTCCTCGGTGACGCGCAGTGGGCGGATGTCGTATCGTTCGTTGTACTGGTCCTGGTGCTGCTGATCCGGCCCGAGGGCATCCTCGGGCAGACGCTCGGAAGGAGCCGCGCATGA
- a CDS encoding branched-chain amino acid ABC transporter substrate-binding protein has translation MIRKKALAGVATAAAALVLLAGCANQSGSTGGSTSTGGGKVNIPAVTSVETPKDAVLPKGDGKGKCPSTTTIAYIGAETGPNAQLGINIFNGIQLAVNQHNQANPDCQVQFKKFDTEGDPNKATGPVTQAVNEADIIGVVGLPFSGESKATGNIFEQQGLVHITPSATNPGLTKNGWTTFYRGLGNDAQQGPAAAKFLTDTLKAKKVYLVQDDSDYGIGLAGTTSAALGSALVGTDKVTTGQKDFSATISKILNAKPDAVYYSGYYAEGAPFDQQLVNKGYTGVFVGPDGVKDDQFIKLAGDASKNAYFTCPCIPGELLTQFESEYKTLNNAEPGTYSIEGYDAATVLLSGIDAGKQTRADLVSWVKSYDKDGLSKHYKWDSTGELQAPAVYGYKVQDGKIAYIGPIGQ, from the coding sequence ATGATTCGTAAGAAGGCACTTGCGGGGGTGGCCACCGCTGCGGCGGCTCTCGTCCTGCTGGCCGGCTGCGCCAATCAGTCGGGATCCACGGGGGGCAGCACCTCCACCGGCGGCGGCAAAGTCAACATTCCCGCGGTCACGTCCGTCGAGACGCCGAAGGACGCCGTTCTCCCGAAGGGCGACGGCAAGGGCAAGTGCCCGTCGACCACGACCATCGCCTACATCGGTGCCGAGACCGGCCCCAACGCCCAGCTCGGCATCAACATCTTCAACGGCATCCAGCTCGCGGTGAACCAGCACAACCAGGCGAACCCCGACTGCCAGGTGCAGTTCAAGAAGTTCGACACCGAGGGCGACCCGAACAAGGCGACCGGCCCCGTCACGCAGGCGGTCAACGAGGCCGACATCATCGGCGTCGTCGGCCTGCCGTTCTCGGGCGAGTCGAAGGCCACGGGCAACATCTTCGAGCAGCAGGGCCTCGTGCACATCACGCCCTCCGCGACCAACCCGGGCCTGACGAAGAACGGCTGGACGACGTTCTACCGCGGACTCGGCAACGACGCGCAGCAGGGCCCGGCGGCCGCGAAGTTCCTGACCGACACGCTGAAGGCCAAGAAGGTCTACCTCGTGCAGGACGACTCGGACTACGGCATCGGCCTCGCCGGCACGACGTCGGCCGCCCTGGGCAGCGCCCTCGTCGGCACCGACAAGGTGACGACCGGCCAGAAGGACTTCTCGGCCACGATCTCCAAGATCCTGAACGCGAAGCCCGACGCCGTGTACTACTCCGGCTACTACGCAGAGGGTGCACCGTTCGACCAGCAGCTGGTCAACAAGGGCTACACCGGCGTCTTCGTCGGCCCCGACGGCGTGAAGGACGACCAGTTCATCAAGCTGGCCGGCGACGCGTCGAAGAACGCCTACTTCACCTGCCCCTGCATCCCCGGTGAGCTCCTCACGCAGTTCGAGTCTGAGTACAAGACGCTCAACAACGCCGAGCCCGGCACGTACTCCATCGAGGGGTACGACGCCGCGACGGTCCTGCTGAGCGGCATCGACGCGGGCAAGCAGACCCGCGCCGACCTGGTGAGCTGGGTCAAGTCCTACGACAAGGACGGCCTGAGCAAGCACTACAAGTGGGACTCCACGGGTGAGCTGCAGGCGCCTGCCGTCTACGGCTACAAGGTGCAGGACGGCAAGATCGCCTACATCGGCCCGATCGGTCAATGA
- the gndA gene encoding NADP-dependent phosphogluconate dehydrogenase: MSEATANIGVVGLAVMGSNLARNLASREGNTVAVFNRSRAKTDDLVAEHPEAGFVPSFSYEEFAASLQKPRTAIIMVKAGAGTDAVIDELVRVFEPGDIIVDGGNALFTDTIRREKAVRETGINFVGMGVSGGEEGALHGPSLMPGGSDESWVTLGPILRTIAAVAEGEPCVTHIGHDGAGHFVKMVHNGIEYADMQLIAEAYDLIRRGTGKSPAEIADVFAEWNHGELESYLIEITAEVLRQVDAETGKPLVDVIVDQAGAKGTGAWTVQTALDLGVPVSGIAEATFARSLSSHPEQREVSGSLPGPLESLTVDDADAFIEDVRLALFASKIVAYSQGFDEIRAGAAQYGWDIDLGAVSKIWRAGCIIRAQFLNRIADAYAQTPDLAVLLTAPYFVEALERAQGSWRRIVATAATGGIPSPAFSSSLAYYDGLRAERLPAALIQGQRDFFGAHTYKRIDRPGTFHTLWSADRTEVEAEDTH, from the coding sequence GTGTCTGAAGCCACCGCCAACATCGGGGTCGTCGGCCTCGCCGTGATGGGTTCGAATCTCGCCCGCAACCTCGCCAGCCGCGAGGGGAACACGGTGGCCGTGTTCAACCGCAGCCGTGCGAAGACCGACGACCTGGTCGCGGAGCACCCCGAGGCCGGCTTCGTCCCGAGCTTCTCGTACGAGGAGTTCGCGGCATCCCTGCAGAAGCCGCGCACGGCGATCATCATGGTCAAGGCGGGCGCGGGCACGGATGCCGTCATCGACGAGCTCGTACGCGTGTTCGAGCCGGGCGACATCATCGTCGACGGCGGGAACGCCCTGTTCACCGACACCATCCGCCGCGAGAAGGCGGTCCGCGAGACAGGCATCAACTTCGTCGGCATGGGCGTCTCCGGCGGCGAGGAGGGCGCGCTGCACGGCCCGTCGCTCATGCCCGGGGGCTCGGACGAGTCGTGGGTGACGCTCGGTCCGATCCTGCGCACGATCGCCGCGGTCGCCGAGGGCGAGCCCTGTGTCACGCACATCGGCCACGACGGCGCGGGGCACTTCGTCAAGATGGTGCACAACGGCATCGAGTACGCCGACATGCAGCTGATCGCCGAGGCCTACGACCTCATCCGGCGCGGCACCGGCAAGTCGCCCGCCGAGATCGCCGACGTCTTCGCCGAGTGGAACCACGGCGAGCTCGAGTCCTACCTCATCGAGATCACCGCCGAGGTGCTGCGCCAGGTCGACGCGGAGACCGGCAAGCCGCTCGTCGACGTCATCGTGGACCAGGCCGGCGCCAAGGGCACCGGCGCGTGGACCGTGCAGACGGCGCTCGATCTCGGCGTGCCCGTGTCGGGCATCGCGGAGGCCACCTTCGCGCGATCCCTGTCGTCGCACCCCGAGCAGCGCGAGGTCTCCGGGTCGCTTCCCGGACCGCTCGAGTCGCTCACCGTCGACGACGCGGATGCGTTCATCGAGGACGTGCGCCTGGCCCTGTTCGCCTCCAAGATCGTCGCGTACTCGCAGGGCTTCGACGAGATCCGCGCCGGTGCGGCGCAGTACGGCTGGGACATCGACCTCGGTGCGGTGTCGAAGATCTGGCGGGCGGGATGCATCATCCGCGCGCAGTTCCTCAACCGGATCGCCGACGCGTACGCGCAGACGCCCGACCTCGCCGTGCTCCTCACCGCGCCGTACTTCGTCGAGGCGCTCGAGCGCGCCCAGGGATCGTGGCGTCGCATCGTCGCCACGGCGGCCACGGGCGGCATCCCCTCCCCCGCGTTCTCGTCGTCCCTCGCGTACTACGACGGCCTGCGCGCCGAGCGGCTGCCCGCCGCGCTGATCCAGGGGCAGCGCGACTTCTTCGGTGCGCACACCTACAAGCGCATCGACCGTCCCGGCACGTTCCACACCCTGTGGTCCGCCGACCGCACCGAGGTCGAGGCCGAAGACACGCACTGA
- a CDS encoding FAD-binding oxidoreductase, with the protein MDIAPLQTSIAGTVLTAADQGWDAARVSPAGTGSPEVIIRAASVDDVCEAVRFAAASRRPAVVRGGGHSVWCTLDDGVLIDLSGLDSIDVVADPEGGALVRVGGGARWGDVARALGAQGLGISSGDTASVGVGGLTLGGGIGWMVRAWGLAADQLVGAQIVTAEGRVVEVTEASHPDLLWALRGGGGNFGVVTRFDFRAHDLDGVVFAELGVAGDPRPVLRTLRDVLATAPRELTVTYMDVPAMDPSAPGGRSIAACWIGRDVDALRSALAPLLALDGVTEKDIAPRDYAGILLEHPQPEPGQQLPGFLGGNTLVRVLDDAFIDGLVDFRESTEASVVFLRSLGGAYGDVGADATAFAARDATWFAMAGGFDIPGLVDDAERARLDSAWRELEAHGVAVYGNFTTSVDPSLPSRMYPPQTMARLAQVKSHWDPRNLFARNHNVVPL; encoded by the coding sequence ATGGATATCGCACCCCTTCAGACGAGCATCGCCGGCACCGTACTCACCGCGGCGGATCAGGGATGGGATGCCGCGCGCGTCTCCCCTGCGGGCACCGGCAGCCCCGAGGTCATCATCCGCGCCGCGAGCGTGGACGACGTGTGCGAGGCCGTGCGCTTCGCCGCGGCCTCGCGCCGCCCCGCGGTCGTGCGCGGAGGCGGCCACAGCGTGTGGTGCACGCTCGATGACGGAGTGCTGATCGACCTCTCCGGCCTCGACTCCATCGATGTGGTCGCCGACCCTGAGGGCGGCGCGCTCGTGCGTGTCGGGGGAGGCGCCCGATGGGGCGACGTCGCGCGTGCACTCGGCGCCCAGGGGCTCGGCATCAGCTCCGGAGACACCGCGTCCGTCGGCGTCGGCGGTCTCACGCTCGGCGGCGGGATCGGATGGATGGTGCGGGCCTGGGGCCTTGCGGCCGACCAGCTCGTGGGCGCCCAGATCGTCACGGCGGAGGGGCGCGTGGTCGAGGTGACGGAGGCGTCGCACCCGGACCTCCTGTGGGCACTGCGCGGCGGCGGCGGCAACTTCGGCGTCGTCACTCGGTTCGACTTCCGTGCGCATGACCTCGACGGCGTCGTGTTCGCCGAGCTCGGGGTGGCGGGTGACCCGCGCCCGGTGCTGAGGACGCTTCGGGACGTCCTCGCCACGGCCCCCCGTGAGCTGACGGTGACCTACATGGACGTACCCGCCATGGACCCGAGCGCCCCCGGCGGCAGATCCATCGCCGCGTGCTGGATCGGGCGCGACGTCGACGCCCTGCGTTCGGCGCTCGCGCCGCTTCTCGCGCTCGACGGCGTGACCGAGAAGGACATTGCCCCTCGCGACTACGCCGGCATCCTCCTCGAGCACCCCCAGCCCGAGCCAGGACAGCAGCTTCCCGGCTTCCTCGGCGGAAACACGCTCGTCCGCGTGCTCGACGATGCGTTCATCGACGGGCTCGTCGATTTCCGCGAGTCCACGGAGGCGTCCGTCGTGTTCCTGCGATCGCTGGGCGGAGCGTACGGCGACGTCGGCGCGGATGCCACGGCCTTCGCCGCGCGCGACGCGACGTGGTTCGCGATGGCGGGCGGGTTCGACATCCCCGGACTGGTCGACGACGCCGAGCGCGCGAGACTGGACAGCGCGTGGCGCGAGCTCGAGGCGCACGGCGTCGCCGTCTACGGCAACTTCACGACCTCGGTCGATCCGTCGCTTCCGAGCAGGATGTACCCCCCGCAGACCATGGCGAGGCTCGCCCAGGTGAAGTCGCATTGGGATCCGCGCAACCTGTTCGCCCGCAATCACAACGTCGTCCCGCTGTGA
- a CDS encoding glycosyltransferase family 4 protein encodes MRIAMLGPIAWRTPPTHYGPWERVTSLLTEGLVRRGVDVTLFATADSVTAARLDAVSPHGYAEDAAMDGRVWEALHVAHALESSGSFDLVHNNLDWLPLAFDAFWRAPVVTTIHGFSGAGILPAYARSRSAYVSISDADRSPDLDYVATVHHGIDMSEFRDLPARGDDLVAFGRIHPDKGTAEAIEIAARAGRRLVLCGIIQDPAYFAERVEPHIDGDHVVYRGSVGPAERTEVLGSAAALLHPIGFDEPFGLSVVEAMACGTPVIAYRRGSMPEVIDDGVTGFVVSGIEEAVASVPLAVRLDPEAIRARARERFDAERMVDDYLRVYRSLLEDPRFVKSPGI; translated from the coding sequence ATGAGGATCGCAATGCTCGGCCCGATCGCCTGGCGCACACCCCCGACGCACTACGGCCCGTGGGAGCGTGTCACCAGTCTCCTGACGGAGGGTCTCGTGCGGCGGGGAGTCGACGTCACCCTCTTCGCCACGGCGGACTCGGTCACCGCGGCACGGCTCGACGCGGTGTCGCCGCACGGCTACGCGGAGGACGCCGCCATGGACGGACGTGTCTGGGAGGCGCTGCACGTGGCGCACGCCCTGGAATCGTCGGGCTCGTTCGACCTCGTGCACAACAACCTCGACTGGCTTCCGCTGGCCTTCGACGCCTTCTGGCGGGCGCCCGTCGTCACGACGATCCACGGGTTCTCAGGCGCCGGCATCCTTCCCGCCTACGCCCGCTCGCGATCGGCCTATGTCTCGATCTCGGACGCCGACCGCTCTCCGGATCTGGACTATGTCGCGACGGTGCATCACGGCATCGACATGTCCGAGTTCCGCGACCTGCCGGCGCGCGGCGACGATCTCGTCGCGTTCGGGCGGATCCATCCCGACAAGGGGACGGCCGAGGCGATCGAGATCGCCGCGCGCGCAGGCCGGCGGCTCGTCCTGTGCGGGATCATCCAGGATCCGGCGTATTTCGCGGAACGCGTCGAGCCGCACATCGACGGGGATCATGTGGTCTACCGCGGCTCGGTGGGTCCGGCGGAGCGCACCGAGGTGCTCGGGAGTGCCGCGGCCCTCCTGCATCCGATCGGCTTCGATGAGCCGTTCGGCCTGTCGGTCGTCGAGGCGATGGCCTGCGGAACGCCCGTCATCGCCTACCGGCGGGGCTCGATGCCCGAGGTCATCGACGACGGCGTCACGGGCTTCGTCGTCAGCGGCATCGAGGAGGCCGTCGCATCCGTTCCGCTCGCCGTGCGACTGGACCCCGAGGCCATCCGGGCCCGCGCCCGCGAGCGGTTCGACGCGGAGCGGATGGTCGACGACTACCTCCGCGTGTACCGGTCGTTGCTCGAAGACCCGAGGTTTGTCAAGTCCCCGGGGATCTGA
- a CDS encoding glycosyltransferase, with product MRFGILSTYPPTRCGLATFTAALETALAETGRDEVFVVRSLDGPGGCSAPASPGGRNPRAELVAGDGASMRRAVAALDACDVAIVQHEYGIYGGPDGEDVLQLLAELETPVIAVLHTVLPSPSEHQRAVLESVCAHAASVVVMTRLAREVLTSRYRVAPDKVVVIPHGVAAHHHPAVPALRSERRRILTWGLISPGKGIEWGIRAIGRLRDLDVEYVVAGQTHPKVRAVQGEAYREHLRQVIRELGLESSVTLDDHYLDDRELDELLASADAVLLPYESSEQATSGVLAEAVAAGVPVVSTGFPHAVELLGGGAGIIAAHADPASMARALRTLLDADDDARRDRQAAAAQTAPVTWTAAAEDFRLLARSVRAERAA from the coding sequence ATGCGGTTCGGGATCCTCTCCACCTATCCCCCCACGAGATGCGGTCTCGCGACCTTCACGGCTGCGCTCGAGACGGCGCTCGCCGAGACGGGTCGCGATGAGGTGTTCGTCGTCCGATCGCTCGATGGACCCGGCGGATGCAGCGCGCCGGCCTCTCCCGGGGGGCGGAACCCGCGCGCCGAGCTGGTCGCGGGCGACGGCGCCAGCATGCGACGCGCCGTCGCCGCACTCGACGCGTGCGACGTCGCGATCGTGCAGCACGAGTACGGGATCTACGGCGGCCCGGACGGTGAGGATGTCCTCCAGCTTCTCGCGGAGCTCGAGACCCCGGTCATCGCGGTGCTGCACACGGTGCTGCCATCGCCGTCGGAGCACCAGCGCGCCGTGCTGGAGAGCGTGTGCGCGCACGCCGCTTCCGTGGTCGTGATGACCCGGCTCGCGCGCGAAGTCCTCACCTCCCGCTATCGGGTCGCACCCGACAAGGTCGTCGTCATCCCGCACGGCGTCGCCGCTCACCACCACCCCGCCGTCCCTGCTCTCCGGTCGGAGAGGAGACGCATCCTCACCTGGGGCCTGATCTCCCCCGGCAAGGGGATCGAGTGGGGAATCCGCGCGATCGGGCGATTGCGAGACCTCGACGTCGAGTACGTCGTCGCCGGCCAGACCCACCCCAAGGTGCGCGCGGTGCAGGGCGAGGCGTACCGGGAGCACCTGCGCCAGGTCATCCGGGAGCTCGGTCTCGAATCCTCGGTCACCCTCGACGACCACTACCTGGACGACCGCGAGCTCGACGAGCTCCTCGCCTCGGCCGACGCTGTGCTGCTGCCCTACGAGTCGAGCGAGCAAGCCACCTCCGGTGTCCTCGCCGAGGCCGTCGCGGCCGGAGTCCCGGTCGTGTCCACCGGATTCCCGCACGCAGTCGAGCTGCTCGGCGGCGGTGCCGGCATCATTGCGGCCCACGCCGATCCCGCATCGATGGCGCGAGCCCTGCGCACCCTCCTCGACGCCGATGACGATGCGAGACGCGACAGGCAGGCGGCCGCGGCCCAGACCGCACCCGTCACGTGGACGGCCGCAGC